A region of Paenimyroides aestuarii DNA encodes the following proteins:
- a CDS encoding Eco57I restriction-modification methylase domain-containing protein, which yields MISEARKYQAFYTKSTPIVDYMVSRLSLKPSDTIFEPCGGDGVFVEAILNENEFAHIDICELNSKSIEVLKEKFSHFLNVNIRECDTLLDSELDFNSCFGGYYDKIIANPPYGAWQDYSKRTVLKKLYPDLYAKESYGLFLYRCIQLLKEDGILSFIIPDTFLNLHMHKALRKHIFTNTQIVELALFPSSFFPGVNFGYANLSIITLRKKSDIKACMNNTFSVINNFDEVEQLNNVKDNSLKTFTFKQEDVFNNPDHAFLIAENSDILKLINHSKLKIGDIADCVTGFYSGDDKRFLQVISPELKNGKNYDLVNTDSISSDYKNNADILSGIDGDKHFLPIVKGGNTKYLKPESWFMNWSKEAVQHYKTDKKSRFQNPKYYFKFGIGVPMISSSSITASLIENKLFDQSIVGIFPKDESLTYYLLAFFNSPTCNKLIRTINPSANNPANYIKKIPVIIPEKSVLDLITEKAKRIVDSIKQKGIYDEKTETEIWTIIEEVYKI from the coding sequence ATGATAAGCGAAGCAAGAAAATATCAAGCGTTTTACACTAAATCAACTCCAATCGTTGATTATATGGTTTCAAGATTATCGCTAAAACCTAGTGATACAATTTTTGAGCCTTGCGGTGGTGATGGTGTTTTTGTAGAAGCAATTCTCAATGAAAATGAATTTGCTCACATTGATATTTGCGAGCTTAACTCAAAATCCATAGAAGTCCTAAAGGAAAAGTTTTCACATTTTCTTAATGTAAATATTCGTGAGTGCGACACTCTATTAGATTCTGAATTAGATTTTAATTCTTGCTTTGGTGGTTATTACGACAAAATAATTGCCAATCCACCTTACGGTGCTTGGCAAGATTATTCAAAAAGAACTGTTCTTAAAAAATTATATCCTGATTTATATGCTAAAGAAAGCTATGGATTGTTTTTATATCGCTGTATTCAATTACTCAAAGAAGATGGAATTTTAAGTTTCATAATTCCTGACACATTTCTCAATCTGCATATGCACAAGGCTTTGAGAAAACACATTTTTACGAATACTCAAATTGTAGAATTAGCTTTGTTTCCTTCTTCTTTCTTTCCGGGAGTAAATTTCGGTTATGCCAATCTTTCCATAATAACATTAAGAAAGAAAAGCGATATTAAAGCGTGTATGAATAATACCTTTTCTGTAATCAATAATTTTGATGAAGTAGAACAACTGAACAATGTAAAAGACAATAGCCTAAAAACCTTTACGTTTAAGCAAGAAGATGTTTTCAATAATCCAGACCACGCATTTTTAATAGCTGAAAACAGCGACATATTAAAACTAATAAATCACTCAAAACTAAAAATCGGAGATATTGCCGATTGTGTTACAGGTTTCTATTCAGGAGATGATAAAAGATTTCTACAGGTAATAAGCCCCGAACTAAAAAACGGCAAAAATTATGACCTTGTAAATACTGATTCAATTTCATCTGACTATAAAAATAATGCTGACATTTTAAGCGGAATAGATGGCGACAAACATTTTTTGCCAATCGTAAAGGGCGGAAACACCAAGTATCTAAAACCTGAAAGTTGGTTTATGAATTGGAGTAAAGAAGCCGTTCAGCATTACAAAACAGACAAAAAATCAAGATTTCAAAACCCAAAATACTACTTCAAATTTGGCATTGGTGTTCCAATGATTAGTTCATCTAGCATAACAGCATCTTTGATTGAAAACAAGCTATTTGACCAAAGCATTGTAGGCATTTTTCCAAAAGATGAAAGTCTAACATATTACTTATTGGCTTTCTTCAACTCCCCTACTTGCAACAAATTGATAAGAACTATCAATCCATCAGCAAACAACCCAGCGAATTACATCAAAAAAATTCCTGTTATCATTCCCGAAAAATCAGTATTGGACTTAATAACAGAGAAAGCCAAAAGGATTGTTGATTCTATCAAACAAAAAGGAATTTATGATGAGAAAACGGAAACCGAAATTTGGACTATAATCGAAGAAGTATATAAGATATGA
- a CDS encoding alpha/beta hydrolase family protein — protein MKKIILLFALLFSFVSFAQIEGTWNGNIELPTGKLPFVLHITKENGQYKATSDSPDQGVYGIELQEIRFENNKLFLKDARMFMSYEGELANANTINGNFKQGGQSFKLNFTKGTFTRNRPQEPQPPFSYKIQDVTFENKEAGIKLAGTLTMPNGKGPFPAVVLVSGSGAQDRNEELLGHKPFLLIADRLTKNGFAVLRYDDRGVAQSEGNFETATTFDFAKDTKSALEYLKTIKEIDRKNTGILGHSEGGMIAQIVAAENKDVSFIISLAGPGIAIDELMLTQKYEIEKAYGLSNEDLEASKNLYKKIYEIIKNNPSNEKAKQAIKSFLKTDPDYKELSEKQINDLAAATDSNWFTTFIRYNPEKNLAKIKAKALILNGEKDVQVTAKENLEGWRKGLAHNKNVTIKSYPNLNHLFQLAKTGMPDEYGTIETTMEPAVLEDITQWLNENVK, from the coding sequence ATGAAAAAAATCATCCTACTTTTTGCCCTACTCTTTAGTTTTGTTTCCTTTGCCCAAATTGAAGGAACTTGGAACGGAAATATTGAATTACCCACCGGAAAACTTCCCTTTGTGTTGCATATCACCAAAGAAAATGGGCAATACAAAGCAACATCCGACAGTCCGGATCAAGGGGTTTATGGAATCGAATTACAGGAAATTCGTTTTGAAAACAATAAATTATTCTTGAAAGATGCGCGTATGTTTATGAGCTATGAAGGCGAATTAGCGAACGCGAACACTATCAACGGAAACTTTAAACAAGGCGGACAATCGTTTAAACTAAATTTCACAAAAGGTACCTTTACACGCAATCGTCCGCAGGAACCACAACCACCATTCAGCTATAAAATCCAAGATGTAACATTTGAAAACAAAGAAGCCGGAATAAAATTGGCCGGAACATTGACCATGCCAAATGGCAAAGGACCATTTCCCGCAGTTGTTTTAGTATCGGGCAGCGGCGCTCAAGACCGAAACGAAGAATTGTTGGGACACAAACCTTTCTTGCTTATTGCCGATCGCCTTACAAAAAACGGTTTTGCTGTGTTGCGTTATGATGATCGAGGTGTGGCACAATCGGAAGGTAATTTTGAAACAGCCACTACTTTTGATTTTGCGAAAGATACCAAAAGTGCCCTTGAATATCTTAAAACCATTAAAGAAATCGACAGAAAAAACACCGGTATCTTAGGACACAGCGAAGGCGGAATGATTGCCCAAATTGTTGCTGCTGAAAACAAAGATGTTTCATTTATAATTTCGCTTGCCGGTCCCGGAATTGCGATTGACGAGTTAATGCTTACTCAAAAATACGAGATTGAAAAAGCATACGGACTATCAAACGAAGATCTAGAAGCCAGTAAAAATCTTTACAAGAAAATCTATGAAATCATTAAAAACAATCCGTCCAATGAAAAAGCAAAGCAAGCGATTAAATCGTTCTTAAAAACAGATCCAGATTATAAAGAACTATCCGAAAAACAAATCAACGACTTGGCTGCTGCAACAGATTCTAATTGGTTTACAACTTTTATTAGATACAATCCTGAAAAAAATCTTGCCAAAATAAAAGCAAAAGCTTTGATCTTAAACGGCGAAAAAGATGTGCAGGTTACCGCAAAAGAAAATTTAGAAGGTTGGCGAAAAGGTTTGGCACACAATAAGAATGTTACCATAAAATCATATCCAAACTTAAACCATTTGTTTCAATTGGCAAAAACAGGCATGCCGGATGAATACGGTACTATTGAAACCACCATGGAACCTGCTGTTTTAGAAGATATTACCCAATGGTTGAACGAAAATGTAAAATAA
- a CDS encoding helix-turn-helix domain-containing protein yields the protein MSKTDNITFGEYIRTLRENANLPLRKVAAELDIDTSTLSKIEKNERNANEQIIDGISRIFHIDKSELKVRYLSDKITYQLQDEENGLEILKVAEARIKYQKRANSK from the coding sequence ATGTCAAAAACAGACAACATAACATTTGGAGAGTATATCAGGACACTCAGAGAAAATGCAAACCTGCCATTGAGAAAGGTTGCAGCTGAGTTGGATATTGACACATCGACACTTAGCAAAATTGAGAAGAACGAAAGAAATGCAAACGAACAAATCATTGACGGCATTTCAAGAATTTTTCATATTGACAAATCAGAATTGAAAGTTCGCTATTTGAGCGACAAGATTACTTACCAACTTCAAGACGAAGAAAACGGACTTGAAATTTTGAAAGTAGCCGAAGCAAGAATTAAATATCAAAAACGAGCAAACAGCAAATGA
- a CDS encoding SdpI family protein, which translates to MDMILEYCNQMLLLVGIIFILAAAVMYVFPPKKINSLYGYRTASSMQNQKKWNFAQTYSAKIMMLTGVVFLLIAPTKGLFKTNETTDVVLGLGVMIIGTILMVVVVERALKKID; encoded by the coding sequence ATGGATATGATTTTAGAATATTGCAACCAAATGCTGCTTCTTGTAGGAATAATTTTTATACTTGCTGCAGCAGTAATGTATGTGTTTCCACCAAAAAAAATCAACAGTTTGTATGGATATCGCACAGCATCATCTATGCAAAACCAGAAAAAATGGAATTTTGCGCAAACATACAGCGCCAAAATCATGATGCTTACCGGAGTTGTTTTTTTATTGATTGCCCCCACCAAAGGCTTATTTAAAACCAATGAAACCACTGATGTTGTGTTGGGTTTAGGTGTGATGATTATTGGAACAATTTTAATGGTTGTAGTTGTGGAACGCGCACTAAAAAAGATAGACTAG
- a CDS encoding YIP1 family protein, with protein sequence MKKLLQILKNPFALVEDKKLFFVGISTFIIGILLAYYFQLQQQILRLNISETPDLKKVIIWHLIIVVSLTIAFFTLGKIINKKTRFIDILNTVLIALIPIYISFFQNFNNFLTEETEKMLNALKDGSIYTQSPPLLFIFVGIAGLVFFIYYIYLLFIGFKTATNAKKTAHYALFFVILFFTDAICSFLINSI encoded by the coding sequence ATGAAGAAATTATTACAAATTCTAAAAAACCCTTTTGCCCTTGTTGAAGATAAAAAATTGTTCTTTGTTGGAATATCTACTTTCATTATAGGTATTTTGTTAGCATATTATTTTCAATTACAGCAACAAATCTTAAGATTAAATATATCAGAAACACCTGATTTAAAAAAAGTCATTATATGGCATTTAATAATTGTTGTTTCCTTAACGATTGCATTTTTTACTTTGGGGAAAATAATCAATAAAAAAACGAGATTTATCGATATTTTGAATACCGTTCTCATTGCATTAATTCCTATTTATATTTCATTCTTCCAAAATTTCAATAATTTTTTAACCGAAGAAACCGAAAAAATGCTCAACGCTTTAAAAGACGGAAGTATTTATACACAATCACCCCCTCTATTATTCATTTTTGTTGGAATAGCTGGTCTTGTATTTTTCATCTATTATATTTATTTGCTATTCATTGGCTTTAAAACAGCAACAAACGCCAAAAAAACAGCACACTACGCACTATTTTTTGTAATCCTTTTTTTTACAGATGCAATATGTTCATTTTTAATCAACTCAATCTAA